One Pelobates fuscus isolate aPelFus1 chromosome 8, aPelFus1.pri, whole genome shotgun sequence genomic window carries:
- the LOC134570798 gene encoding gamma-crystallin 1-like isoform X1 produces MVVSQIVFYEDRNFQGRSYECNSECPDMSSYFHRCNSIRVESGNWILYEHPNYRGHQYYLSRGEYPNFQQWMGFNDSIRSCRISPQHHGSFRVKVYEREDFRGQMMEFTEDCPNVNERFRYHDINSCQVLDGYWMFYEEPNYKGRQYYLKPAEYRRYTDWGATSPRIGSFRRLHHF; encoded by the exons ATGGTTGTTTCACAGATTGTCTTCTACGAGGATCGTAACTTCCAGGGCCGCTCTTATGAGTGCAACTCTGAGTGTCCAGATATGTCCTCATATTTTCATCGCTGTAATTCCATTCGAGTGGAAAGTGGAAACTGGATCCTGTATGAGCACCCCAACTATAGAGGACACCAGTATTACCTTAGCAGGGGAGAATATCCTAATTTCCAGCAATGGATGGGTTTCAATGACTCCATCAGGTCTTGTCGTATTAGCCCTCAG CACCATGGATCATTCAGAGTTAAGGTCTATGAGAGGGAGGATTTCCGAGGTCAGATGATGGAGTTCACTGAAGATTGTCCTAATGTCAATGAGAGATTCCGTTACCATGACATCAACTCCTGCCAGGTGCTTGATGGCTACTGGATGTTCTATGAGGAACCAAATTACAAAGGCCGCCAGTATTACTTGAAACCTGCAGAGTACAGAAGATATACTGACTGGGGTGCCACGAGCCCAAGAATTGGCTCATTCAGGagacttcaccatttctaa
- the LOC134570798 gene encoding gamma-crystallin-3-like isoform X2: MGKIVFYEDRNFQGRSYECNSECPDMSSYFHRCNSIRVESGNWILYEHPNYRGHQYYLSRGEYPNFQQWMGFNDSIRSCRISPQHHGSFRVKVYEREDFRGQMMEFTEDCPNVNERFRYHDINSCQVLDGYWMFYEEPNYKGRQYYLKPAEYRRYTDWGATSPRIGSFRRLHHF; the protein is encoded by the exons ATGGGAAAG ATTGTCTTCTACGAGGATCGTAACTTCCAGGGCCGCTCTTATGAGTGCAACTCTGAGTGTCCAGATATGTCCTCATATTTTCATCGCTGTAATTCCATTCGAGTGGAAAGTGGAAACTGGATCCTGTATGAGCACCCCAACTATAGAGGACACCAGTATTACCTTAGCAGGGGAGAATATCCTAATTTCCAGCAATGGATGGGTTTCAATGACTCCATCAGGTCTTGTCGTATTAGCCCTCAG CACCATGGATCATTCAGAGTTAAGGTCTATGAGAGGGAGGATTTCCGAGGTCAGATGATGGAGTTCACTGAAGATTGTCCTAATGTCAATGAGAGATTCCGTTACCATGACATCAACTCCTGCCAGGTGCTTGATGGCTACTGGATGTTCTATGAGGAACCAAATTACAAAGGCCGCCAGTATTACTTGAAACCTGCAGAGTACAGAAGATATACTGACTGGGGTGCCACGAGCCCAAGAATTGGCTCATTCAGGagacttcaccatttctaa